A DNA window from Drosophila sechellia strain sech25 chromosome X, ASM438219v1, whole genome shotgun sequence contains the following coding sequences:
- the LOC6612318 gene encoding cell wall protein AWA1 isoform X2, protein MCLFDFFLSALFPFWGQKKVLKVLAGTINAAPVSPERFKPQKCKVQRDSLLFRRFFAFCFSLRFRDPRFSKNSASVCASGCCCYCCRALIARLRAENSSGASFSSWDARTANELHVKTSRIMMTMTAASASISTSASLTNSASTDCSSSMQGSTTSSASSDVMTLTTTAASSWCAIPASSRLRVLRLVRPHQRRLLVGGPERGSTYGFTVRGGREHGTGFFVSHVEHGGEAQLKGLRIGDQILRINGFRLDDAVHKEFIQLVAGQDRVTLKVRGVGMLPVRDLPEERLSWSVVKLPSVSGTPSESSFKGERRGASRDISVVLHVAPRTKLGLGICKGPEWKPGIFVQFTKDRSVAREAGLRPGDQILSVNSIDFSDVLFSEAVAVMKSSSKLDMVVRTAAGCDLFPGESSGYNSSASSVTGDQSPCWADAKSKRLTAVREESGAGGGGCGLSSGPGAGSPNWSQGVEVHKQMNKTIIKLTENGTSINNTYIASSGSSSVSGSGSTASGTSGRSQQSQSNPSNPSRNSTTMKRSHLRPVNSAGSGIGLTSGSAGSSGSGSRSGGVIAAPAPPPPAMNEGANASGSVGSSLSSAITEELKKRKEKQQQQQHQQRHNRDRDRDGNGNVDRQLTGHNGNGGHRSCGGQVSHRQRANVASVAATLQGSERISNSAGGGGAGGAGASNGAGGDQHTALMDEFKRAHQRMFRNGFHESEHKLSSLGKSSLADRSLYGREMSLLRVKNGGSGGGGEGSGVMPTMRPVSMGRPLVTMSTYEERGETLKRTSIMPDESCYRNSINSTNSNAFNRNRSNSNTNNTGNFSNNNRLQPQNGVNLANGNGSPELPPPPPQFANPQPKQMPPQHIKLMTGNAAANGSGSANGLGNGSLAKVKQPMSPMRSASISVGGFRPPATPQPDYDAVQIRSPQGSESVSGRDVATSQQQRRTLRLGTVTIGEYGDQRTTGKRETLRKTNGEPASNGILKNGSNRSSASFNHGSNQQTEKSIKFGN, encoded by the exons ATGTGCTtgttcgatttttttttgagtgcattatttccattttgggGCCAGAAAAAAGTGCTGAAAGTGCTGGCGGGCACAATAAATGCTGCACCTGTCTCACCTGAGCGCTTCAAGCCACAAAAGTGTAAAGTGCAGCGCGACTCTTTGCTTTTCCGCCgcttttttgccttttgtttttccttgcGATTTCGAGATCCGAGATTCAGCAAGAATTCTGCGAGCGTGTGCGCGagtggttgctgttgttattgctgccgCGCTCTAATTGCTAGGCTTCGTGCGGAGAATTCTTCAGgcgcttctttttcttcttggGACGCCCGCACCGCAAATGag ctgcatgTGAAGACATCCCGCATAATGATGACGATGACAGCAGCCTCGGCTTCGATATCCACATCCGCTTCGCTGACCAACTCGGCGTCGACggactgcagcagcagcatgcaGGGATCGACGACCAGTTCGGCGTCCAGCGATGTGATGACCTTGACGACGACGGCGGCCTCCTCGTGGTGCGCCATACCGGCGAGCTCACGCCTCCGCGTTTTGCGACTGGTGAGGCCGCATCAGAGGCGACTCCTAGTCGGCGGACCAGAAAGGGGCAGCACCTACGGATTCACGGTGCGCGGAGGACGGGAACACGGCACCGGATTCTTTGTCTCCCATGTGGAGCACGGCGGCGAGGCACAGCTGAAGGGTCTGCGG ATTGGCGACCAGATCTTGCGGATCAATGGCTTTCGTCTGGACGACGCCGTGCACAAGGAGTTCATCCAACTGGTGGCTGGTCAGGATCGGGTGACCCTGAAAGTGCGTGGTGTGGGAATGCTGCCTGTGAGGGA CTTACCAGAGGAACGCTTATCCTGGAGCGTGGTGAAGTTGCCCAGCGTAAGCGGCACTCCCTCGGAGAGTTCCTTCAAGGGCGAAAGGCGCGGCGCCAGCCGGGACATCAGTGTGGTCCTCCATGTGGCGCCCAGGACGAAGCTGGGACTGGGGATTTGCAAGGGACCCGAGTGGAAGCCCGGCATCTTCGTGCAGTTTACAAAGGATCGGAGTGTGGCCCGGGAGGCGGGATTACGGCCGGGTGACCAGATCCTCAGCGTCAACAGTATCGACTTCTCGGACGTCCTCTTTAGCGAGGCCGTGGCCGTGATGAAGAGCAGCAGCAAGCTGGACATGGTGGTGCGCACGGCGGCCGGATGTGACCTCTTCCCGGGTGAATCCAGTGGCTACAATAGCTCTGCCAGTTCGGTGACGGGAGATCAAAGCCCTTGTTGGGCGGACGCCAAATCCAAGCGATTGACGGCGGTCAGGGAGGAGTCCGGAGCAGGTGGAGGAGGCTGTGGCTTAAGCTCAGGACCTGGGGCAGGTAGTCCAAATTGGTCGCAGGGCGTCGAGGTGCACAAGCAGATGAACAAGACCATCATAAAGTTGACGGAGAATGGGACTTCTATAAACAACACATATATAGCCAGTTCCGGTAGCAGTTCCGTTTCGGGATCCGGATCCACTGCCAGCGGAACTTCCGGCCGCAGTCAGCAGTCACAATCGAATCCATCTAATCCCTCCCGCAATTCAACCACCATGAAGCGCAGCCATCTGAGGCCAGTTAATTCCGCTGGTTCCGGTATAGGATTAACAAGCGGATCTGCTGGATCTTCGGGATCAGGATCAAGATCAGGAGGGGTCATCGCTGCACCTGCTCCACCGCCGCCGGCCATGAATGAAGGAGCCAATGCCAGTGGCTCAGTGGGCAGCAGCCTCTCCAGTGCCATAACCGAGGAGCTCAAGAAGCGCAAAGAG aagcagcagcagcagcagcatcagcagcgcCACAATCGAGATAGAGATCGggatggaaatggaaacgtGGATCGTCAGCTGACGGGCCACAATGGAAATGGAGGGCACCGCAGCTGCGGCGGCCAAGTGTCGCATCGCCAGCGGGCGAATGTTGCTAGCGTGGCTGCAACACTGCAGGGCAGCGAACGCATTAGCAATTCGGCGggcggcggaggagcaggTGGGGCAGGTGCTTCGAAtggagctggaggagatcaGCACACGGCGCTGATGGACGAATTCAAGCGGGCGCACCAGCGAATGTTCAGAAACGGGTTCCATGAGAGCGAGCACAAG TTGTCCAGTCTTGGCAAGAGCTCGCTGGCGGATAGATCGCTTTACGGCCGGGAAATGAGTTTGCTGCGCGTGAAAAACGGTGGATCGGGTGGTGGGGGTGAGGGGTCAGGTGTCATGCCCACCATGCGACCAGTTAGCATGGGCCGTCCCCTGGTGACCATGTCCACCTACGAG GAGCGCGGCGAAACGCTGAAACGCACCTCGATTATGCCCGATGAGAGCTGTTATCGGAATAGTATCAACAGTACCAACAGCAATGCCTTCAACAGGAACAGGAGCAACAGCAATACAAACAACACGGGCAACTTCAGTAACAACAATCGCCTGCAGCCCCAGAACGGAGTCAATCTGGCGAATGGCAATGGGtcgccggaactgccgccaccg CCACCACAGTTCGCCAATCCGCAGCCAAAGCAGATGCCGCCCCAACACATCAAGCTCATGACCGGAAACGCAGCGGCGAACGGAAGCGGAAGTGCAAATGGGCTGGGCAACGGCagcttggccaaggtcaagcAACCCATGTCGCCCATGCGCAGTGCCAGCATAAGTGTGGGCGGATTCCGACCACCAGCCACGCCCCAGCCCGACTACGATGCCGTCCAGATAAGATCCCCGCAAGGAAGCGAATCGGTATCTGGGCGAGATGTGGCCACCagtcagcagcagcggcgtACCCTGCGGCTGGGCACAGTGACCATTGGGGAGTACGGGGATCAGAGGACGACGGGGAAGCGGGAAACACTGCGCAAAACGAATGGAGAGCCCGCTTCCAATGGGATCCTGAAGAACGGCAGCAATCGGAGCAGCGCCAGCTTTAATCACGGCTCCAACCAACAGACGGAAAAGTCCATCAAGTTCGGCAACTGA
- the LOC6612318 gene encoding cell wall protein AWA1 isoform X1 → MCLFDFFLSALFPFWGQKKVLKVLAGTINAAPVSPERFKPQKCKVQRDSLLFRRFFAFCFSLRFRDPRFSKNSASVCASGCCCYCCRALIARLRAENSSGASFSSWDARTANELHVKTSRIMMTMTAASASISTSASLTNSASTDCSSSMQGSTTSSASSDVMTLTTTAASSWCAIPASSRLRVLRLVRPHQRRLLVGGPERGSTYGFTVRGGREHGTGFFVSHVEHGGEAQLKGLRIGDQILRINGFRLDDAVHKEFIQLVAGQDRVTLKVRGVGMLPVRDLPEERLSWSVVKLPSVSGTPSESSFKGERRGASRDISVVLHVAPRTKLGLGICKGPEWKPGIFVQFTKDRSVAREAGLRPGDQILSVNSIDFSDVLFSEAVAVMKSSSKLDMVVRTAAGCDLFPGESSGYNSSASSVTGDQSPCWADAKSKRLTAVREESGAGGGGCGLSSGPGAGSPNWSQGVEVHKQMNKTIIKLTENGTSINNTYIASSGSSSVSGSGSTASGTSGRSQQSQSNPSNPSRNSTTMKRSHLRPVNSAGSGIGLTSGSAGSSGSGSRSGGVIAAPAPPPPAMNEGANASGSVGSSLSSAITEELKKRKEKQQQQQHQQRHNRDRDRDGNGNVDRQLTGHNGNGGHRSCGGQVSHRQRANVASVAATLQGSERISNSAGGGGAGGAGASNGAGGDQHTALMDEFKRAHQRMFRNGFHESEHKERGETLKRTSIMPDESCYRNSINSTNSNAFNRNRSNSNTNNTGNFSNNNRLQPQNGVNLANGNGSPELPPPPPQFANPQPKQMPPQHIKLMTGNAAANGSGSANGLGNGSLAKVKQPMSPMRSASISVGGFRPPATPQPDYDAVQIRSPQGSESVSGRDVATSQQQRRTLRLGTVTIGEYGDQRTTGKRETLRKTNGEPASNGILKNGSNRSSASFNHGSNQQTEKSIKFGN, encoded by the exons ATGTGCTtgttcgatttttttttgagtgcattatttccattttgggGCCAGAAAAAAGTGCTGAAAGTGCTGGCGGGCACAATAAATGCTGCACCTGTCTCACCTGAGCGCTTCAAGCCACAAAAGTGTAAAGTGCAGCGCGACTCTTTGCTTTTCCGCCgcttttttgccttttgtttttccttgcGATTTCGAGATCCGAGATTCAGCAAGAATTCTGCGAGCGTGTGCGCGagtggttgctgttgttattgctgccgCGCTCTAATTGCTAGGCTTCGTGCGGAGAATTCTTCAGgcgcttctttttcttcttggGACGCCCGCACCGCAAATGag ctgcatgTGAAGACATCCCGCATAATGATGACGATGACAGCAGCCTCGGCTTCGATATCCACATCCGCTTCGCTGACCAACTCGGCGTCGACggactgcagcagcagcatgcaGGGATCGACGACCAGTTCGGCGTCCAGCGATGTGATGACCTTGACGACGACGGCGGCCTCCTCGTGGTGCGCCATACCGGCGAGCTCACGCCTCCGCGTTTTGCGACTGGTGAGGCCGCATCAGAGGCGACTCCTAGTCGGCGGACCAGAAAGGGGCAGCACCTACGGATTCACGGTGCGCGGAGGACGGGAACACGGCACCGGATTCTTTGTCTCCCATGTGGAGCACGGCGGCGAGGCACAGCTGAAGGGTCTGCGG ATTGGCGACCAGATCTTGCGGATCAATGGCTTTCGTCTGGACGACGCCGTGCACAAGGAGTTCATCCAACTGGTGGCTGGTCAGGATCGGGTGACCCTGAAAGTGCGTGGTGTGGGAATGCTGCCTGTGAGGGA CTTACCAGAGGAACGCTTATCCTGGAGCGTGGTGAAGTTGCCCAGCGTAAGCGGCACTCCCTCGGAGAGTTCCTTCAAGGGCGAAAGGCGCGGCGCCAGCCGGGACATCAGTGTGGTCCTCCATGTGGCGCCCAGGACGAAGCTGGGACTGGGGATTTGCAAGGGACCCGAGTGGAAGCCCGGCATCTTCGTGCAGTTTACAAAGGATCGGAGTGTGGCCCGGGAGGCGGGATTACGGCCGGGTGACCAGATCCTCAGCGTCAACAGTATCGACTTCTCGGACGTCCTCTTTAGCGAGGCCGTGGCCGTGATGAAGAGCAGCAGCAAGCTGGACATGGTGGTGCGCACGGCGGCCGGATGTGACCTCTTCCCGGGTGAATCCAGTGGCTACAATAGCTCTGCCAGTTCGGTGACGGGAGATCAAAGCCCTTGTTGGGCGGACGCCAAATCCAAGCGATTGACGGCGGTCAGGGAGGAGTCCGGAGCAGGTGGAGGAGGCTGTGGCTTAAGCTCAGGACCTGGGGCAGGTAGTCCAAATTGGTCGCAGGGCGTCGAGGTGCACAAGCAGATGAACAAGACCATCATAAAGTTGACGGAGAATGGGACTTCTATAAACAACACATATATAGCCAGTTCCGGTAGCAGTTCCGTTTCGGGATCCGGATCCACTGCCAGCGGAACTTCCGGCCGCAGTCAGCAGTCACAATCGAATCCATCTAATCCCTCCCGCAATTCAACCACCATGAAGCGCAGCCATCTGAGGCCAGTTAATTCCGCTGGTTCCGGTATAGGATTAACAAGCGGATCTGCTGGATCTTCGGGATCAGGATCAAGATCAGGAGGGGTCATCGCTGCACCTGCTCCACCGCCGCCGGCCATGAATGAAGGAGCCAATGCCAGTGGCTCAGTGGGCAGCAGCCTCTCCAGTGCCATAACCGAGGAGCTCAAGAAGCGCAAAGAG aagcagcagcagcagcagcatcagcagcgcCACAATCGAGATAGAGATCGggatggaaatggaaacgtGGATCGTCAGCTGACGGGCCACAATGGAAATGGAGGGCACCGCAGCTGCGGCGGCCAAGTGTCGCATCGCCAGCGGGCGAATGTTGCTAGCGTGGCTGCAACACTGCAGGGCAGCGAACGCATTAGCAATTCGGCGggcggcggaggagcaggTGGGGCAGGTGCTTCGAAtggagctggaggagatcaGCACACGGCGCTGATGGACGAATTCAAGCGGGCGCACCAGCGAATGTTCAGAAACGGGTTCCATGAGAGCGAGCACAAG GAGCGCGGCGAAACGCTGAAACGCACCTCGATTATGCCCGATGAGAGCTGTTATCGGAATAGTATCAACAGTACCAACAGCAATGCCTTCAACAGGAACAGGAGCAACAGCAATACAAACAACACGGGCAACTTCAGTAACAACAATCGCCTGCAGCCCCAGAACGGAGTCAATCTGGCGAATGGCAATGGGtcgccggaactgccgccaccg CCACCACAGTTCGCCAATCCGCAGCCAAAGCAGATGCCGCCCCAACACATCAAGCTCATGACCGGAAACGCAGCGGCGAACGGAAGCGGAAGTGCAAATGGGCTGGGCAACGGCagcttggccaaggtcaagcAACCCATGTCGCCCATGCGCAGTGCCAGCATAAGTGTGGGCGGATTCCGACCACCAGCCACGCCCCAGCCCGACTACGATGCCGTCCAGATAAGATCCCCGCAAGGAAGCGAATCGGTATCTGGGCGAGATGTGGCCACCagtcagcagcagcggcgtACCCTGCGGCTGGGCACAGTGACCATTGGGGAGTACGGGGATCAGAGGACGACGGGGAAGCGGGAAACACTGCGCAAAACGAATGGAGAGCCCGCTTCCAATGGGATCCTGAAGAACGGCAGCAATCGGAGCAGCGCCAGCTTTAATCACGGCTCCAACCAACAGACGGAAAAGTCCATCAAGTTCGGCAACTGA
- the LOC6612317 gene encoding uncharacterized protein LOC6612317, translated as MTNLKCVFLAGLLHVIKFLALYSRSSNAPAPKLPSLIVGLAAMDLIWGNYFVPRLLQNSPAVIKRIYEVIVSYQLLGFVNVIWKSVDNMCVVLLRIFIIGTGHVSESNYENYESYWVGIVTVPLSLLILAFAGQTTGHFPVLRREEVMVQLHCKEALRYINRHPTKKLRRIVPILREHRDRERRQHRQ; from the coding sequence ATGACCAACTTGAAATGCGTTTTCTTGGCTGGATTACTCCACGTGATCAAGTTCCTGGCGTTGTATTCCAGAAGTTCCAATGCTCCGGCACCGAAGCTACCCTCGCTAATCGTGGGTCTTGCTGCGATGGATCTTATATGGGGCAATTACTTCGTTCCACGGCTACTTCAAAATAGTCCGGCAGTGATCAAGCGGATATACGAAGTGATAGTGTCGTACCAGCTTTTGGGGTTTGTCAATGTGATTTGGAAGTCAGTGGATAATATGTGTGTCGTCCTATTGAGGATCTTCATAATCGGCACTGGCCACGTATCGGAGTCCAACTATGAAAACTACGAGAGCTACTGGGTGGGCATTGTTACTGTGCCGTTGTCCCTCCTGATCCTTGCATTTGCCGGCCAAACCACTGGCCATTTCCCCGTGTTACGCCGTGAAGAGGTGATGGTTCAGCTGCACTGCAAGGAGGCCTTGAGGTACATTAATCGCCATCCGACGAAGAAGCTGCGCCGCATCGTGCCGATTCTGAGGGAGCACAGGGATCGGGAACGCCGACAGCATAGGCAATAA
- the LOC6612316 gene encoding uncharacterized protein LOC6612316 has product MLQPQKMHILLLLLAMMHCICAVPLAPATPDGATPIDARVSAADFGAQDAFDAADSSAESTHAQASESGFKISLLPTPAKTAESVNLEQEAIPSKVLSVYDNSQKKLADLAQPVPILDSISEHEKYGNNGDMFDGISRSIVNGYEAFSNLLNTFIQKPKELARSVTKGITAQLDIIGGKLVGL; this is encoded by the exons ATGCTGCAACCTCAGAAGATGCAtattctgctgctgctcttggcCATGATGCACTGCATCTGTGCGGTGCCCTTAGCTCCTGCCACGCCCGATGGCGCCACGCCCATCGACGCCCGCGTCTCCGCCGCCGACTTCGGCGCCCAGGATGCCTTCGATGCCGCCGATAGCTCCGCGGAATCCACCCACGCGCAGGCCAGCGAGTCCGGGTTCAAG ATCTCTCTCCTGCCGACTCCGGCTAAAACGGCGGAATCGGTGAATCTGGAGCAGGAGGCCATTCCCTCGAAGGTGCTGAGCGTGTACGACAACAGCCAAAAGAAGCTGGCCGATTTGGCGCAG CCCGTTCCCATTTTGGACTCCATCAGTGAGCACGAGAAGTACGGCAACAACGGCGACATGTTCGACGGCATCTCGCGATCCATTGTTAACGGCTACGAGGCCTTTTCCAACCTGCTCAACACCTTTATTCAG AAGCCCAAAGAGTTGGCGCGCAGCGTGACGAAGGGGATCACGGCTCAATTGGATATCATAGGAGGCAAATTGGTGGGCCTTTGA
- the LOC6612315 gene encoding tetraspanin-9, with product MGNAGYTCIRRTFCWLNIILWLCSCAFLGAGLWLRLSYAGYATLLPQHAGLSADTIFMGIGGTGFVVSFFGCCGAWVQSRCLLVLYFMLIVMLFMSEFLVGSIAFLFRGGLGRTLANELRFGIERHYNSSDRGSLVAPSVASIWDSVQQSFECCGVSSYEDWYDIQSWPGRRWVPESCCRTLYDQRQVLTEGSGDGMMRPDCGRSENPSLWWDKGCAHSLQSWFTGQLNVVGAVGLGIAFVQLFGLITSMLLFCTVKHKRASDTYKSYSPSIDPQTRTSSWED from the exons ATGGGCAATGCCGGCTACACTTGCATACGCCGCACATTCTGCTGGCTCAACATCATTCTATGG CTGTGTAGCTGTGCGTTTTTAGGAGCGGGACTCTGGTTGCGACTGAGCTACGCGGGATACGCCACTTTGCTGCCCCAGCACGCCGGTCTGAGTGCGGACACCATCTTCATGGGCATCGGGGGCACCGGGTTTGTGGTCAGCTTCTTTGGCTGCTGCGGCGCCTGGGTGCAGTCCCGCTGTCTCCTGGTATTG TACTTCATGCTGATTGTAATGCTGTTCATGAGCGAGTTCCTGGTTGGCTCCATCGCCTTTCTCTTCCGCGGCGGACTGGGACGGACTTTGGCCAACGAGCTGCGCTTCGGGATCGAGCGGCACTACAACAGCAGCGATCGGGGATCTCTGGTGGCGCCTTCGGTGGCCTCCATTTGGGACAGCGTGCAGCAGTCG TTCGAGTGCTGCGGCGTCTCCTCCTACGAGGATTGGTATGACATCCAGTCGTGGCCAGGCAGGCGCTGGGTGCCCGAGTCCTGCTGCAGGACCCTCTACGACCAGCGCCAGGTACTCACCGAAGGATCCGGCGACGGAATGATGCGTCCGGACTGCGGCAG ATCTGAGAACCCGTCGCTGTGGTGGGACAAGGGCTGTGCCCACTCGCTGCAGAGCTGGTTCACTGGCCAGTTGAACGTGGTGGGCGCGGTGGGACTGGGCATTGCCTTCGTCCAGCTGTTCGGGCTGATCACCTCGATGCTGCTGTTCTGCACGGTGAAGCACAAGCGAGCCTCGGACACCTACAAGTCGTACTCCCCGTCGATCGATCCTCAGACCCGCACCAGCAGTTGGGAGGATTGA